GTCGATGCTGTCGATGACCGGAATGGTGATCGCCATTGATGCCTATGGCCCGATTACCGATAATGCCGGCGGTATCGCCGAAATGGCGGAAATGGATGAAAGCGTGCGCGCGGTCACCGATCCATTGGATGCGGTTGGTAACACCACCAAGGCTGTGACCAAAGGGTATGCCATCGGTTCAGCTGGTTTGGCTGCTTTGGTGCTGTTTGCCGCCTACACCCAGGAATTTGTGCTGCACGGCGGAACCGAGGAGTTGAGTTTTGACCTCAGTAACGTTAAGGTCATTATCGGTCTGTTTATCGGCGGACTTCTGCCGTATCTGTTTGCATCGATTGCCATGAATGCCGTGGGGCGCGCCGGCGGCGCGGTGGTGGATGAGGTCCGACGTCAGTTCCGTGAAATTCCCGGAATTATGGAAGGCACTGCCAAACCGGATTACGGACGATGCGTTGACATCGTTACCAAATTCGCTTTGAAAGAAATGCTCCTTCCGGCACTGCTGCCGGTTATCGCACCGGTGCTGGTCGGGTTTTTACTGGGCAAAATCGCGCTGGGCGGTCTGCTGATCGGCAGCATCATCACCGGCGTTTTTGTCGCCATTTCCATGACCACCGGTGGAGCGGCCTGGGACAATGCCAAAAAACACATTGAAGACGGCCACCTGGGCGGCAAAGGAAGTGACGCTCATAAGGCAGCGGTTACCGGCGATACTGTCGGCGATCCGTACAAGGATACAGCCGGCCCCGCCGTTAATCCCATGATCAAGATCCTCAATGTTGTGGCCTTGCTGTTGGTGCCGTTTCTCCTGTAAACAGCACTTAATTGCAGCATCATAGAAAACCCAAGAAGGGTTGGCGCCATCAGGTGCCAACCCTTTTTTATTGATTGTTGACCAAAGGTATGCTATGAAATTTATTATAAATGGTAAAATTTGGTAAAATTGCGAAAAGCCGCCTCAAAATGAGGTCGCTTTTTAAATTTAGCGCTTAGCGGTGTAAATATGACAGAAAAAAAGGACAAAGAGGGCGGAAAATCCAATAACGTACCCATACGCACATTTGAAGTCGGCGACCTTGCGGTCTATCCAGCGCATGGCGTCGGAGAGATCATCGCAATTGAAAGCCGCGTGGTCAACGGAGAAAAACACGATTTTTATATCATGAAGGTCATCGAAAACGGCATGACCATCATGATACCGACCAACAATGTCGAATCGGTCGGTTTAAGAGACGTGATCCCCAAAAAAGAGATTCCCAAGGTTTATGCGGTGATGCAATCCAAAAAAGAAGCCAACACCGATAACCAGAACTGGAATCGCCGCTATCGCGAATATATGGACAAAATCAAAACCGGCTCACTTTATGATGTCGCCGAAGTTTTCAGAGATCTGTTTCTGCTGAAACTTACCAAAGATCTGTCCTTTGGTGAGCGCAAGCTTTACGATACAGCCCAGATTCTTTTGGTCAGAGAGCTTTCGACTGCCAAAAAAAAGGATGAGGAAACCATTCTGACCGAGATCGAATCTCTGTTCGTTACGGATAAAGCTTAAAACTAACCCACCTTGGCGTGCCCATTTTCATGCCTCCCAACGGTGCCATTACCCTACATGTCAAACCATCTG
The sequence above is drawn from the Desulfobacterales bacterium genome and encodes:
- a CDS encoding CarD family transcriptional regulator — protein: MTEKKDKEGGKSNNVPIRTFEVGDLAVYPAHGVGEIIAIESRVVNGEKHDFYIMKVIENGMTIMIPTNNVESVGLRDVIPKKEIPKVYAVMQSKKEANTDNQNWNRRYREYMDKIKTGSLYDVAEVFRDLFLLKLTKDLSFGERKLYDTAQILLVRELSTAKKKDEETILTEIESLFVTDKA